A region of Leifsonia xyli DNA encodes the following proteins:
- a CDS encoding cyanamide hydratase translates to MRIADFPRPDTAAARAAVQIATTYHTPSLLNHVQRSWLWAEGFAALGGFAPDHELLYVSALLHDLGITPEFDNATLAYEDAAGHVAIALTAGAGWPAERCVRAHEVIVRHNWPEVDPAMDVEGHLLEIATALDISGARADVLPLEFQREVLAEYPRLDLAAEFGACVADQAERKPDTSARRLVDGGVQRKLRDNPLERILEG, encoded by the coding sequence ATGCGCATCGCCGACTTCCCGCGCCCGGACACGGCGGCCGCCCGCGCCGCCGTGCAGATCGCGACGACCTACCACACGCCCTCGCTGCTGAACCACGTGCAGCGGTCGTGGCTGTGGGCGGAGGGCTTCGCCGCGCTGGGCGGCTTCGCGCCCGACCACGAGCTCCTCTACGTCTCGGCGCTGCTGCACGACCTCGGCATCACGCCCGAGTTCGACAACGCCACCCTCGCCTACGAGGACGCCGCCGGTCACGTCGCCATCGCGCTGACCGCCGGCGCCGGCTGGCCCGCTGAGCGCTGCGTCCGCGCGCACGAGGTGATCGTGCGGCACAACTGGCCGGAGGTCGACCCGGCGATGGATGTGGAGGGGCACCTGCTCGAAATCGCCACCGCGCTGGACATCTCCGGCGCCCGCGCTGACGTGCTTCCGCTCGAGTTCCAGCGCGAGGTGCTCGCGGAGTACCCGCGGCTCGACCTCGCAGCCGAGTTCGGCGCCTGCGTGGCCGACCAGGCCGAGCGCAAGCCGGACACCTCGGCCCGGCGGCTGGTGGACGGCGGCGTGCAGCGCAAGCTCCGCGACAACCCGCTGGAACGTATCCTCGAAGGGTGA
- a CDS encoding alcohol dehydrogenase — MKALYYERFGGPVTVADLPDPAVPEGGAVIRVEASGLCRSDWHAWVGHDDTVALPHVPGHEFAGVVEAVGAGVTRWRPGDRVTAPFVNGCGACEWCRAGAAQVCPQQTQPGFTHWGSHAELVAVRAADTNLVRLPTGLEADAAAALGCRFATAFRAVTARARIQPGQWLAVYGAGGVGLSAVTIAQALGARVVAVDRSPAALELATRLGAEQTVLAGPDAAAAVADATGGGAHASIDAVGSAETATASVRSLRRQGRHVQVGLLATAVPDLPLDRVIGWELDVLGSHGMAAADYPEMLALVASGRLRPQDLLGRTVGFDEAARLLETAETAPPTGIAVLHPAS; from the coding sequence GTGAAGGCCCTGTACTACGAGCGCTTCGGCGGACCGGTGACGGTCGCGGACCTCCCCGATCCGGCGGTCCCGGAGGGCGGCGCCGTCATCCGCGTCGAGGCGTCGGGCTTGTGCCGCAGCGACTGGCACGCGTGGGTCGGCCACGACGACACGGTCGCGCTTCCGCACGTCCCCGGTCACGAGTTCGCCGGGGTGGTGGAGGCGGTCGGCGCGGGCGTCACCCGCTGGCGGCCCGGCGACCGCGTCACCGCGCCGTTCGTGAACGGCTGCGGCGCGTGCGAGTGGTGCCGCGCCGGGGCGGCGCAGGTGTGTCCGCAGCAGACGCAGCCCGGCTTCACGCACTGGGGCTCGCACGCGGAACTCGTCGCGGTCCGCGCCGCCGACACCAACCTCGTCCGCCTGCCGACCGGCTTGGAGGCCGACGCCGCGGCGGCCCTCGGCTGCCGCTTCGCGACGGCGTTCCGGGCGGTGACCGCGCGGGCGCGCATCCAGCCCGGGCAGTGGCTCGCCGTGTACGGGGCCGGCGGCGTGGGCTTGAGCGCCGTCACGATCGCGCAGGCCCTCGGAGCCCGCGTCGTGGCCGTCGACCGCTCGCCTGCCGCTCTGGAGCTAGCGACGCGGCTGGGCGCCGAGCAGACCGTCCTGGCCGGACCGGACGCCGCGGCCGCCGTGGCGGACGCGACCGGCGGCGGAGCCCATGCGAGCATCGACGCCGTCGGCTCGGCCGAGACCGCGACCGCCTCCGTCCGCTCGCTGCGACGCCAGGGCCGCCACGTGCAGGTCGGCCTGCTCGCGACCGCGGTGCCCGACCTCCCGCTCGATCGTGTGATCGGCTGGGAGCTCGACGTGCTCGGCAGCCACGGGATGGCCGCGGCCGACTACCCCGAGATGCTCGCCCTGGTCGCCTCCGGCCGCCTCCGCCCGCAAGATCTCCTCGGCCGCACGGTCGGCTTCGACGAGGCCGCGCGGCTGCTGGAGACGGCCGAGACGGCGCCGCCGACGGGCATCGCGGTGCTGCACCCCGCGAGCTGA
- a CDS encoding DNA mismatch repair protein MutT, translated as MQPLLVVAAVIRSDDGERVLACRRAPGKDAGGRWEFPGGKVESGESPEAALAREIGEELGVGILVGALLDRTVTVRADGRAIDLACYDCRLDGAAPETSTDHDELRWVGAAELAGLDWAEADLPVVRMLSEEDT; from the coding sequence ATGCAGCCCCTTCTCGTCGTCGCCGCGGTCATCCGATCCGACGACGGCGAGCGCGTGCTCGCCTGCCGGCGCGCGCCGGGCAAGGACGCCGGCGGGCGGTGGGAGTTCCCGGGCGGCAAGGTCGAGAGCGGCGAGTCACCGGAGGCGGCACTCGCGCGCGAGATCGGTGAGGAGTTGGGCGTCGGCATCCTGGTCGGCGCGCTTCTCGACCGCACGGTGACGGTGCGCGCGGACGGCCGGGCGATCGACCTCGCCTGCTACGACTGCCGGCTCGACGGCGCCGCGCCGGAGACGAGCACCGACCACGACGAGCTGCGGTGGGTCGGCGCCGCCGAGCTGGCCGGACTGGATTGGGCGGAGGCTGATCTGCCGGTGGTGAGGATGCTGAGCGAGGAGGACACGTGA
- a CDS encoding isochorismatase produces the protein MSEGVPSALLVIDLQKGVLPGCVDVPGVLERTAALVDRARAAGTPVIWVQHEADGMEEGTPAFDLADELVPAGGEPRILKHYRDSFADTDLDEVLEGLDVGRLVIAGAQTDYCIRTTAQSAAVRGFDVTLVSDAHTTTDTEWDGVEIEGRQIVAHTNRYFAGLRYPGQLFAAEPAASVVL, from the coding sequence GTGAGCGAGGGCGTCCCCTCCGCCCTGCTCGTGATCGACCTGCAGAAGGGCGTGCTGCCCGGCTGCGTGGACGTCCCCGGAGTCCTGGAACGCACCGCTGCCCTCGTCGACCGCGCCCGCGCGGCCGGCACCCCGGTCATCTGGGTGCAGCACGAGGCTGACGGGATGGAGGAGGGCACTCCCGCGTTCGACCTCGCCGACGAGCTCGTTCCGGCCGGGGGCGAGCCGCGCATCCTGAAGCACTACCGCGATTCCTTCGCCGACACCGACCTCGACGAGGTGCTCGAGGGACTGGACGTCGGCCGCCTGGTCATCGCCGGTGCGCAGACCGACTACTGCATCCGGACGACGGCGCAGAGCGCGGCGGTCCGCGGCTTCGACGTCACGCTGGTGTCGGACGCGCACACCACGACCGACACGGAGTGGGACGGCGTCGAGATCGAAGGGCGGCAGATCGTCGCGCACACCAACCGGTACTTCGCCGGGCTGCGGTACCCGGGGCAGCTGTTCGCGGCGGAGCCCGCGGCGTCCGTCGTGCTCTGA
- a CDS encoding ATP-dependent DNA ligase gives MRISSPGRVIFSEVGITKLDLANYLVEVGDAFVRANGDRPVSLQRFPDGIDGEQFFSKNPPRGTPDYVRSVPVVYPSARSHPQLVIDEPAAAVWAAQMNTVVFHPWPSRAEDSDNPDQLRIDLDPQPGTGFADAVPAAIELRAVLQEAGLTAFIKTSGNRGLHVFAPIVPEREFLDVRHAVIAAARELERRMPEKVTTAWWKEERGERIFVDFNQANRDRTMAGAYSPRALPHASVSAPITWDELEHVSPEQFTVLTMPERLRTVGDPWESFGESPGRVDELLGWWERDLSNGLGELPFPPDYPKMPGEPPRVQPSRAKKA, from the coding sequence GTGCGCATCTCGAGTCCCGGCCGGGTGATCTTCTCCGAGGTCGGCATCACCAAGCTGGACCTCGCGAACTACCTCGTCGAGGTGGGCGACGCCTTCGTCCGCGCCAACGGCGACCGGCCGGTGTCGCTGCAGCGGTTCCCGGACGGGATCGACGGCGAGCAGTTCTTCTCGAAGAACCCGCCGCGCGGAACACCGGACTACGTCCGCTCGGTGCCGGTGGTCTATCCGAGCGCCCGGTCGCACCCGCAGCTCGTCATCGACGAGCCGGCCGCCGCGGTGTGGGCCGCGCAGATGAACACGGTCGTCTTCCACCCCTGGCCGTCGCGCGCCGAGGACTCCGACAACCCCGACCAGCTGCGCATCGACCTCGACCCGCAGCCCGGAACCGGCTTCGCGGACGCGGTGCCCGCCGCGATCGAGCTGCGCGCGGTGCTGCAGGAGGCCGGCCTCACCGCCTTCATCAAGACCTCCGGCAACCGCGGACTCCACGTGTTCGCGCCGATCGTCCCTGAGCGGGAGTTCTTGGATGTGCGGCACGCGGTCATCGCCGCGGCGCGCGAGCTGGAGCGGCGGATGCCCGAGAAGGTGACCACTGCATGGTGGAAGGAGGAGCGCGGGGAGCGCATCTTCGTCGACTTCAACCAGGCGAACCGCGACCGCACGATGGCCGGCGCGTACAGCCCGCGGGCTCTGCCGCACGCCTCCGTGTCGGCCCCGATCACCTGGGACGAGCTGGAGCACGTCTCACCCGAGCAGTTCACCGTGCTGACGATGCCGGAGCGGCTGCGCACGGTCGGCGACCCGTGGGAGTCGTTCGGCGAGTCGCCCGGACGCGTCGACGAGCTCCTCGGTTGGTGGGAGCGCGACCTGTCGAACGGGCTCGGCGAGCTGCCCTTCCCGCCGGACTACCCGAAGATGCCGGGGGAGCCGCCGCGCGTGCAGCCCAGCCGGGCGAAGAAGGCGTAG
- a CDS encoding ATP-dependent DNA ligase, translated as MQPSASSPIAPMLAKAVPAVPAPDSVAGGLSYEPKWDGFRAIVYAEDAGDGTIGDVQIGSRGSKMLTRYFPELVDAFRRILPGPCVLDGEIIVPTGEPGRQRLDWEALSQRIHPAASRVNMLAEQTPATFVAFDLLAIGDESYVDRPFAERRAALEEFAGDLPAPIELTRTTTDQETAQRWLEEFEGAGLDGVVAKPFAGAYAPNKRTMLKIKHHRTADVVALGYRIHTSGRGVGSLLVGLYGDDGRLFNVGGVSAFTDAKRLALIDELDPLVERDENGETITGETDRSRFSGSKDVSFVRLRPERVLEVRYDQMEGMRFRHTAQFERWRPDREARSCTFEQLDRPIAYDLGDVLT; from the coding sequence ATGCAGCCCTCCGCCTCCTCCCCCATCGCCCCGATGCTCGCGAAGGCGGTCCCCGCCGTGCCGGCGCCCGACAGCGTCGCCGGAGGCCTGAGCTACGAGCCGAAGTGGGACGGCTTTCGCGCGATCGTCTACGCGGAGGACGCCGGCGACGGCACGATCGGCGACGTGCAGATCGGCAGCCGCGGCTCCAAGATGCTGACCCGCTACTTCCCGGAGCTGGTGGACGCGTTCCGCCGCATCCTGCCGGGGCCGTGCGTGCTCGACGGCGAGATCATCGTGCCGACCGGCGAGCCGGGGAGGCAGCGGCTGGACTGGGAGGCGCTGTCGCAGCGCATCCATCCCGCCGCCAGCCGCGTGAACATGCTGGCCGAGCAGACCCCGGCCACGTTCGTCGCCTTCGACCTGCTGGCGATCGGCGACGAGTCCTATGTCGACCGCCCGTTCGCCGAGCGCCGCGCGGCGCTGGAGGAGTTCGCCGGCGACCTGCCCGCCCCGATCGAGCTGACGCGCACGACGACCGACCAGGAGACGGCGCAGCGCTGGCTGGAGGAGTTCGAGGGCGCCGGGCTGGATGGCGTGGTCGCCAAGCCGTTCGCCGGCGCCTACGCGCCGAACAAGCGCACCATGCTGAAGATCAAGCACCATCGGACGGCGGATGTGGTCGCGCTCGGCTACCGCATCCACACCAGCGGACGCGGGGTGGGCTCGCTGCTGGTCGGCCTGTACGGCGACGACGGCCGCCTCTTCAACGTCGGCGGGGTGTCGGCGTTCACCGACGCCAAGCGGCTCGCCCTCATCGACGAGCTGGACCCGCTTGTGGAGCGCGACGAGAACGGCGAGACGATCACCGGCGAGACGGACCGCAGCCGGTTCTCGGGCAGCAAGGACGTGTCGTTCGTGCGGCTGCGCCCCGAGCGGGTGCTGGAGGTGCGCTACGACCAGATGGAGGGGATGCGGTTCCGGCACACCGCGCAGTTCGAACGCTGGCGGCCGGACCGCGAGGCGCGCTCGTGCACCTTCGAGCAGCTGGACCGTCCGATCGCGTACGACCTCGGCGACGTGCTGACCTGA
- a CDS encoding short-chain dehydrogenase, which translates to MTRTIVITGASSGIGVVAAEQLAAAGDEVAVVGRNPERTRAVAERIGATPFLADFERLDDVRALAAALLDRYDTIDVLANNAGGLNHERELTVDGHERTIQANHLAPFLLTALLRPRLLETAAAGRDVRVVSTASLANRFGQLRVDDLDWEKRPWQGGWRAYGTAKLATILFAAELAEQLTGTGVTAYSFHPGTIATNFGNSSPLIRFGHLVTRSTFGIPVEAGAAPLLYLAGPAPVGAPSGTYFDRLTANGRTNPQARNAQLGRDLWAASESLVGLTTPA; encoded by the coding sequence ATGACGCGCACCATCGTGATCACAGGGGCGAGCTCCGGCATCGGCGTGGTGGCCGCCGAGCAGCTCGCGGCGGCCGGAGACGAGGTCGCTGTCGTCGGCCGCAACCCCGAGCGCACGCGCGCGGTCGCCGAACGGATCGGCGCCACCCCGTTCCTCGCCGACTTCGAGCGGCTCGACGACGTGCGCGCCCTCGCCGCCGCGCTGCTCGACCGCTACGACACGATCGACGTGCTCGCCAACAACGCGGGCGGTCTCAACCACGAGCGCGAGCTCACGGTCGACGGGCACGAGCGCACCATCCAGGCGAACCACCTCGCGCCGTTCCTGCTGACGGCGCTGCTGCGTCCGCGGCTTCTGGAGACGGCCGCGGCGGGGCGGGATGTCCGGGTCGTGTCCACCGCGAGCCTCGCCAACCGGTTCGGGCAGCTCCGCGTCGATGACCTCGACTGGGAGAAGCGGCCGTGGCAGGGCGGCTGGCGGGCGTACGGCACGGCGAAGCTGGCGACCATCCTGTTCGCCGCCGAGCTGGCGGAGCAGCTGACCGGGACGGGCGTGACCGCGTACTCGTTCCATCCCGGCACCATCGCCACCAACTTCGGCAACTCGTCGCCGCTCATCCGCTTCGGGCACCTGGTGACGCGGAGCACGTTCGGCATTCCCGTCGAGGCGGGCGCGGCGCCCCTGCTGTACCTCGCCGGACCGGCGCCGGTGGGCGCGCCCAGCGGCACCTACTTCGACCGGCTGACCGCCAACGGCCGCACCAACCCGCAGGCGCGCAACGCGCAGCTCGGCCGCGACCTCTGGGCCGCCTCCGAGTCCCTCGTCGGCCTCACCACGCCCGCCTGA
- a CDS encoding Fe-S oxidoreductase yields the protein MTGFDRTFVGRVLLDSPLSRAGYLYATAVGHAWGFLWSTGRIERRAGLTVFRGMPKRTFGRGGSCVGGVYLTDHNVSDDVLEHEAVHKRQWQRYGMLFPFLYLVAGRDPLQNRFEIEAGLEKGGYR from the coding sequence ATGACGGGATTCGACCGGACTTTTGTGGGTCGCGTCCTGCTTGATTCGCCGTTGAGTCGTGCAGGGTACCTCTACGCGACCGCGGTCGGCCACGCCTGGGGCTTCCTCTGGAGCACCGGGCGGATCGAGCGACGGGCCGGGCTCACGGTGTTCCGCGGGATGCCGAAGCGCACCTTCGGCCGCGGCGGCTCGTGCGTCGGCGGCGTCTACCTCACCGACCACAACGTCAGCGACGACGTGCTCGAGCACGAGGCCGTGCACAAGCGGCAGTGGCAGCGGTACGGGATGCTGTTCCCGTTCCTGTACCTCGTGGCGGGGCGCGACCCGCTGCAGAACCGATTCGAGATCGAGGCGGGCCTCGAGAAGGGCGGCTACCGATGA
- a CDS encoding pyridine nucleotide-disulfide oxidoreductase, giving the protein MSETRDYDVIVIGAGAVGENVADRAAQGGLKTVIVESELVGGECSYWACMPSKTLLRSGALLRAAQRVGGTREAVTGPLDVAAVLKRRDYMTSNWDDAGQVEWLNGAGIELVRGWGVITAPKEVTVTAEDGTVTVLRAKHAVAVSTGSAALMPDIPGLRESEPWSSREATSAQRVPVSLAILGGGVVATEMATAYAGFGTEVHLIARSGLLGGEEPFAGELVEASLKELGVTLHLDAKTESVERTDEDGFRIRLDDGTVVETDEFLVATGRLPRTFGIGLDAFGLEDGAWLDVDDSMRVLGADGRPVDGGWLYGVGDVNHRALLTHQGKYQARAAGDAIAARAHGRDVSLEPWGTYVATADHQAVPQVTFTDPEVASVGLTAARAEKAGYRIRVVDYDIGSVSGAHVVADGYTGKARMVVDEDRGVVLGVTFVGQDVGELLHSATVAVVGEVPLSRLWHAVPSYPTVSEVWLRLLETYGRPTE; this is encoded by the coding sequence ATGAGCGAGACCCGGGACTACGACGTCATCGTGATCGGGGCGGGTGCGGTCGGCGAGAACGTCGCGGACCGCGCCGCGCAGGGCGGGCTGAAGACGGTGATCGTCGAATCCGAGCTGGTCGGCGGCGAATGCTCGTACTGGGCGTGCATGCCCTCCAAGACGCTGCTGCGGAGCGGCGCCCTGCTGCGCGCGGCACAGCGGGTGGGCGGCACGCGGGAGGCGGTCACCGGCCCGCTGGACGTCGCGGCCGTGCTCAAGCGCCGGGACTATATGACGAGCAACTGGGACGACGCCGGCCAGGTCGAGTGGCTGAACGGCGCGGGCATCGAGCTGGTGCGCGGCTGGGGCGTCATCACCGCGCCTAAGGAGGTGACGGTGACCGCCGAGGACGGCACGGTCACAGTGCTCCGGGCGAAGCACGCCGTCGCCGTCTCGACCGGGTCGGCCGCCCTGATGCCGGACATCCCGGGCCTGCGCGAGAGCGAGCCGTGGTCGAGCCGGGAGGCGACCAGCGCGCAGCGCGTGCCGGTGTCGCTCGCGATCCTCGGCGGCGGCGTGGTCGCGACCGAGATGGCGACCGCGTACGCCGGTTTCGGCACCGAGGTGCACCTGATCGCGCGGAGCGGGCTGCTCGGCGGCGAGGAGCCGTTCGCGGGCGAGCTGGTCGAGGCATCCCTGAAGGAGTTGGGCGTCACCCTCCACCTCGACGCGAAGACCGAGAGCGTGGAGCGCACGGACGAGGACGGCTTCCGCATCCGGCTCGACGACGGAACGGTGGTCGAGACGGACGAGTTCCTCGTCGCGACCGGCCGTCTGCCTCGCACCTTCGGGATCGGCCTGGACGCCTTCGGGCTGGAGGACGGCGCCTGGCTCGACGTCGACGACAGCATGCGGGTGCTCGGAGCCGACGGCCGGCCGGTCGACGGCGGCTGGCTGTACGGCGTGGGCGATGTCAATCATCGGGCGCTGCTCACGCACCAGGGCAAGTACCAGGCGCGGGCCGCCGGCGACGCGATCGCCGCCCGCGCGCACGGACGGGACGTGTCTCTGGAGCCGTGGGGCACGTATGTGGCGACCGCCGACCACCAGGCGGTCCCGCAGGTGACCTTCACCGACCCCGAGGTCGCGTCCGTCGGGCTGACCGCCGCGCGCGCCGAGAAGGCCGGGTACCGCATCCGCGTGGTCGACTACGACATCGGCAGCGTCTCCGGCGCGCACGTCGTCGCGGACGGCTACACCGGAAAGGCGCGGATGGTCGTGGACGAGGACCGCGGCGTCGTCCTCGGTGTGACGTTCGTCGGGCAGGACGTCGGCGAGCTGCTGCACTCGGCGACGGTGGCCGTCGTGGGCGAGGTGCCGTTGAGCCGCCTCTGGCACGCCGTGCCGTCCTATCCCACGGTCAGCGAGGTGTGGCTGCGGCTGCTCGAGACGTACGGCCGGCCCACCGAATGA
- a CDS encoding enoyl-CoA hydratase (Catalyzes the reversible hydration of unsaturated fatty acyl-CoA to beta-hydroxyacyl-CoA), whose protein sequence is MSESKILVERRGHILLIGLNRPEKRNAADFELLSQLADAYGELERDPELRVGLVHAVGDHFTAGLDLADLGPRIGRDGLSFVGEHGIDPWQVSGRQLTKPVVIAVQGTCLTLGIELMLASDIVVAAAGTRFGQIEVTRGILPFGGATLRFPRAVGWGNAMRYILTGDLFDAAEAHRLGLVQEVVDDGAQFDRALELAERVAAQAPLAVQAALANAKRAVRDGDAAAEAELQPALVRLVGSEDARIGMEAFLTRTEAQFVGR, encoded by the coding sequence ATGAGCGAGTCCAAGATCCTCGTCGAGCGGCGGGGCCACATCCTGCTGATCGGCCTCAACCGCCCCGAGAAGCGCAACGCCGCCGACTTCGAGCTGCTCTCCCAGCTGGCCGACGCGTACGGCGAGCTGGAGCGCGACCCGGAGCTGCGGGTCGGGCTGGTCCACGCCGTCGGCGACCACTTCACCGCCGGGCTGGATCTCGCCGACCTGGGCCCTCGCATCGGTCGAGACGGCCTGTCGTTCGTGGGCGAGCACGGCATCGACCCGTGGCAGGTGTCGGGGCGGCAGCTCACCAAGCCGGTCGTGATCGCCGTGCAGGGCACGTGCCTGACCCTGGGCATCGAGCTGATGCTGGCCTCCGACATCGTCGTGGCCGCCGCCGGGACGCGCTTCGGCCAGATCGAGGTCACGCGCGGCATCCTGCCGTTCGGCGGCGCGACGCTGCGCTTCCCGCGGGCGGTGGGCTGGGGGAACGCGATGCGCTACATCCTCACTGGCGACCTGTTCGACGCCGCCGAGGCGCACCGGCTCGGCCTCGTGCAGGAGGTCGTCGACGACGGAGCGCAGTTCGACCGCGCGCTGGAGCTCGCCGAGCGCGTCGCCGCCCAGGCGCCGCTCGCGGTGCAGGCCGCCCTCGCGAACGCCAAGCGCGCAGTGCGCGACGGGGATGCGGCGGCCGAGGCCGAGCTGCAGCCGGCGCTGGTCCGCCTGGTCGGCAGCGAGGACGCGCGGATCGGCATGGAGGCGTTCCTGACGCGGACCGAGGCGCAGTTCGTGGGCCGCTGA
- a CDS encoding arginase, protein MRLIDGAEAIRGDLPGARTHQVPVPAAAGESLGTGVNRFSSLAAVREATEAELALLEEPVVTIGGDCGVELAAVQHVLASHPAGNVAVVWFDAHSDLNDVDSSPSGAFHGMVLRALLGDGPDGLASTESNRLAAAQLVLAGTRALDDGESAFVTGQDIRVVAPGEFDDPDAIVNAVAATGATAVYLHVDLDVLDPSAIDGIGYPEPFGVQPDRLTEAIRALRRRFDLVGAGLMEFAPESPDAATRDLPVILRILGALTGPTGDPAAAR, encoded by the coding sequence ATGCGCCTGATCGACGGCGCGGAGGCCATCCGCGGCGACCTGCCCGGCGCCCGCACCCACCAGGTGCCGGTGCCGGCGGCGGCCGGCGAGTCGCTCGGGACCGGGGTCAACCGGTTCTCCTCGCTGGCCGCGGTGCGGGAGGCCACGGAGGCCGAGCTGGCGCTGCTCGAGGAGCCGGTGGTCACGATCGGCGGCGACTGCGGTGTGGAGCTCGCGGCCGTGCAGCACGTGCTGGCGTCGCATCCCGCCGGCAACGTCGCGGTGGTGTGGTTCGACGCGCACAGCGACCTCAACGACGTGGACTCGTCGCCGTCCGGCGCGTTCCACGGGATGGTGCTGCGCGCGCTGCTCGGCGACGGACCGGACGGGCTCGCCTCGACGGAGTCGAACCGCCTGGCGGCGGCGCAGCTGGTGCTGGCCGGGACGCGTGCGCTCGACGACGGCGAGTCCGCCTTCGTGACCGGCCAGGACATCCGGGTGGTCGCGCCGGGCGAGTTCGACGACCCGGACGCGATCGTGAACGCGGTCGCGGCCACCGGGGCGACGGCCGTCTATCTGCACGTCGACCTCGATGTGCTCGACCCCTCCGCGATCGACGGGATCGGGTATCCCGAGCCGTTCGGGGTGCAGCCCGATCGGCTGACGGAGGCGATCCGGGCGCTGCGGCGCCGGTTCGACCTGGTCGGCGCCGGCCTCATGGAGTTCGCCCCCGAGTCGCCCGATGCGGCGACGCGCGACCTCCCCGTCATCCTGCGCATCCTCGGAGCGCTGACCGGCCCGACCGGCGACCCGGCTGCGGCGCGCTAG
- a CDS encoding protein-L-isoaspartate O-methyltransferase: MVEEQLARRGIGDQRVLDAMRRVPRHLFVEATAAPYAYEDHPMPIGDGQTISQPYIVALMLEAARIGPEDAVLDVGTGSGYAAAIAAVLAHRVISIERHPDLAVAAAATLEALGYRVEVVTGDGTLGWTAGAPYDAIVAAATGPSVPPTWWEQLAPGGRIVMPVGRPGRAQRLALFDRDDDGAVRETNLGGVAFVPLLGQHGWPA, encoded by the coding sequence ATGGTCGAGGAACAGCTCGCCCGCCGCGGGATCGGGGATCAGCGGGTCCTCGATGCGATGCGGCGCGTGCCGCGGCACCTGTTCGTGGAGGCGACGGCCGCGCCGTACGCGTACGAGGACCATCCGATGCCGATCGGCGACGGGCAGACGATCTCGCAGCCGTACATCGTCGCGCTGATGCTGGAGGCGGCGCGCATCGGCCCGGAGGACGCGGTGCTCGACGTCGGAACCGGCTCGGGCTACGCGGCCGCGATCGCCGCGGTGCTGGCCCACCGCGTGATCAGCATCGAGCGGCATCCGGACCTCGCGGTCGCGGCGGCGGCGACGCTGGAGGCGCTCGGCTACCGGGTGGAGGTGGTGACCGGCGACGGGACGCTCGGCTGGACGGCGGGCGCGCCGTACGACGCGATCGTGGCTGCGGCGACCGGGCCGTCCGTCCCTCCGACGTGGTGGGAGCAGCTCGCTCCGGGCGGCAGGATCGTCATGCCGGTAGGCCGCCCCGGCCGCGCCCAGCGCCTGGCGCTCTTCGACCGCGATGACGACGGCGCGGTGCGCGAGACCAACCTCGGCGGCGTGGCCTTCGTCCCCCTCCTCGGCCAGCACGGCTGGCCCGCCTGA
- a CDS encoding N-acetylglucosamine kinase: MSGDGRPGPIVVAVDGGGSKTDAVALALDGTVLAEARAGTSSPHVLGMDGAVALVGDLVGELLARTGSRPLAAANLYLSGLDLPAEIAEFRERIAGTPWADATVDNDLFALLRAGTGEPDAVAVVCGTGINCVGVRSDGAVVRYASLGTISGDWGGGWHLGERALWYAARAVDGRGEPTVLAEAVPAALGLASVQDVIEAIHFGRLASSELSRLSPVVFACAREGDVIAAELIDEQAEEIATMAVTTLRRLDLLDRAVPVVLGGGVIGSRDERLLGTVERLLADRAPLARTELVTAAPILGAALLALESAGAPADAVETARSTLTERPAAVVH; this comes from the coding sequence ATGAGCGGCGACGGGAGGCCCGGCCCGATCGTCGTGGCGGTCGACGGCGGCGGCTCGAAGACCGACGCCGTCGCCCTGGCGCTCGACGGCACGGTGCTCGCCGAGGCGCGCGCCGGAACCTCCAGCCCGCACGTGCTCGGGATGGACGGAGCCGTGGCGCTCGTCGGCGACCTCGTCGGCGAACTGCTCGCCCGGACCGGATCCCGGCCGCTCGCCGCCGCGAACCTCTACCTCTCCGGTCTCGACCTGCCTGCCGAGATCGCCGAGTTCCGGGAGCGGATCGCCGGCACGCCCTGGGCGGACGCGACGGTCGACAACGACCTGTTCGCCCTGCTCCGCGCGGGCACCGGCGAACCGGACGCGGTGGCCGTGGTCTGCGGCACCGGCATCAACTGCGTCGGCGTCCGCTCCGACGGCGCGGTCGTCCGCTACGCCTCGCTCGGCACGATCTCGGGCGACTGGGGCGGCGGCTGGCACCTCGGCGAGCGCGCCCTCTGGTACGCCGCGCGGGCGGTCGACGGGCGCGGCGAGCCGACCGTGCTGGCGGAGGCCGTTCCCGCCGCCCTGGGCCTGGCGAGCGTGCAGGACGTGATCGAGGCCATCCACTTCGGACGGCTGGCGAGCAGCGAGCTGTCACGGCTGTCGCCGGTCGTGTTCGCCTGCGCGCGGGAGGGCGACGTCATCGCCGCCGAGCTGATCGACGAGCAGGCGGAGGAGATCGCGACCATGGCGGTCACCACCCTGCGGCGTCTCGACCTGCTCGACCGCGCTGTGCCGGTGGTGCTCGGCGGCGGCGTCATCGGCAGCCGTGACGAGCGCCTGCTCGGGACGGTGGAGCGGCTGCTCGCCGATCGCGCGCCTCTCGCCCGGACGGAGCTCGTGACGGCGGCGCCCATCCTGGGTGCGGCCCTCCTCGCGCTCGAGTCCGCGGGCGCGCCCGCCGACGCGGTCGAGACCGCGAGGAGCACCCTGACGGAGCGGCCCGCGGCGGTGGTTCACTAG